Proteins from one Carcharodon carcharias isolate sCarCar2 chromosome 19, sCarCar2.pri, whole genome shotgun sequence genomic window:
- the tcf19l gene encoding transcription factor 19, giving the protein MLSEVQPCLQLLRIGTGPQASPGPGQAGPLPTRDLYTFLPAGQRCTFRLGRRPDLTDLCLTSGSRAEELISRVHAELQAERGAAGDWRVHIVDRSTNGTFVNDIRIPKGQRMELADGDTVTFGHPDAVNIPEGSLASQQDSEFYFLFQKVSVRPADFDAITIPKVRKQCGFRPVCSTDKFVSPQRARIRSFTKAPTASRATLILNSIGSISKLRSQLFMFHTESRERSQCGDPKGVLGKFQQFSLGARHCGNSAGVATPALKRPGDRPVTKHRRKTVHTVLPDLELEEEIQRFSVEVQQSATNRRHCKSESDVDPDLYRQLTLGVRALSPEQKPTLKKHKVEQDGHIIRDSMENAHITPTGKKRGRPRKHPLGNIPLGSEVMCKVFTHTLYTAEQCAAERCQLPQEDTVEWVQCDDCDAWYHVACVGCNYTAMKEASAEFHCGCT; this is encoded by the exons ATGCTGTCGGAGGTGCAGCCGTGCCTGCAGCTGCTCCGCATCGGCACCGGCCCACAGGCCAGCCCGGGGCCCGGCCAGGCGGGGCCGCTGCCCACCCGCGATCTCTACACCTTCCTGCCCGCTGGCCAGCGCTGCACCTTCCGTCTGGGCCGCCGGCCCGACCTCACCGACCTGTGCCTGACATCGGGCAGCCGGGCCGAGGAGCTCATCTCCCGGGTACACGCCGAGCTGCAGGCCGAGAGGGGGGCGGCCGGGGACTGGAGAGTGCACATCGTGGACCGGAGTACGAATG GTACTTTTGTGAATGACATTCGCATTCCCAAAGGCCAGAGGATGGAGCTTGCAGATGGAGATACGGTCACATTTGGCCACCCTGACGCTGTGAACATCCCGGAGGGCTCCTTGGCAAGTCAGCAGGACTCTGAGTTCTACTTCCTGTTCCAGAAGGTCAGCGTCCGCCCAGCGGACTTTGATGCCATAACAATCCCCAAGGTTCGGAAGCAATGTGGATTCCGACCTGTTTGTTCGACAGACAAGTTTGTCTCTCCCCAACGGGCAAGGATCCGCAGCTTCACGAAGGCACCCACCGCCTCCCGGGCAACTTTGATTCTGAACTCCATCGGCAGCATCAGCAAATTGAGGTCGCAACTTTTCATGTTCCATACGGAAAGCAGGGAGAGGAGCCAATGTGGTGATCCTAAGGGGGTTCTGGGGAAATTTCAGCAGTTCTCTTTGGGTGCCCGCCATTGCGGGAACAGCGCTGGTGTCGCCACGCCAGCCCTGAAGAGGCCGGGTGATCGGCCAGTAACCAAGCATCGACGGAAGACTGTTCACACCGTCCTCCCAGACCTAGAGCTGGAGGAGGAAATCCAACGGTTTTCAGTGGAGGTGCAGCAAAGTGCCACCAACCGTCGGCACTGTAAGTCGGAGTCTGATGTGGACCCAGATCTGTATCGGCAATTGACTTTGGGTGTCCGGGCACTCTCGCCTGAACAAAAGCCTACTCTCAAGAAGCATAAAGTGGAGCAGGACGGTCATATCATCCGAGATTCAATGGAGAAtgcacacatcacacccactgg AAAGAAGCGAGGACGGCCACGGAAGCATCCGCTGGGCAACATCCCTCTGGGTTCAGAGGTCATGTGCAAGGTCTTCACCCACACACTCTACACTGCAGAACAGTGCGCTGCTGAGCGGTGCCAGTTGCCACAGGAAGATACCGTGGAGTGGGTGCAGTGCGATGATTGTGACGCGTGGTATCACGTGGCCTGTGTTGGATGCAACTACACTGCGATGAAAGAGGCTTCAGCCGAGTTCCACTGTGGCTGCACGTAA